A genome region from Anopheles stephensi strain Indian chromosome 2, UCI_ANSTEP_V1.0, whole genome shotgun sequence includes the following:
- the LOC118503501 gene encoding bcl-2-related ovarian killer protein, protein MSSTSAAGLQHHAASPRSPPRSPIVAAAVAAASAIGSASVGGSAANVPGWTNKRSPIHHLTTSQDVINQGKCLCGEYIRARLKRSGLLNRKILQRLRNSMEHCAAVGGGVVVREALPILNGMGEELERMHPRLYTNVSRQISNEPWGELTEPDTVGYLLHVVAKDLFRSGITWGKVISLFAIAGGLAVDCVRQDHADYLQQLIEGTADVIEEDLSGWLVERGGWLGLQDHVHPPQPEMSVTGWLSVTALTLVVIYVVSLFLRVIGASYIEPNRSATN, encoded by the exons ATGTCGTCCACTTCCGCGGCAGGTTTGCAGCATCATGCAGCTTCCCCTCGATCGCCCCCCCGTTCGCCGATAGTGGCCGCCGCCGTTGCAGCAGCTTCCGCGATCGGATCCGCCTCGGTCGGTGGCAGTGCCGCCAATGTGCCCGGCTGGACGAACAAGCGAAGTCCGATCCACCATCTCACCACCAGCCAGGACGTTATCAATCAG GGCAAATGTCTTTGCGGTGAGTACATACGCGCACGGCTGAAGCGGTCCGGGCTGCTGAACCGGAAGATCCTGCAGCGGTTGCGCAACTCGATGGAGCACTGTGCGGCGGTCGGTGGTGGCGTCGTGGTACGGGAAGCCCTGCCCATACTGAACGGGATGGGCGAAGAGCTGGAACGGATGCACCCGCGCCTCTACACGAACGTTAGCCGGCAGATCTCGAACGAGCCGTGGGGCGAGCTGACGGAACCGGACACGGTCGGCTACCTGCTGCACGTGGTGGCGAAGGATCTGTTTAGGAGCGGCATCACGTGGGGCAAGGTGATCTCGCTGTTCGCGATTGCCGGTGGGCTGGCGGTCGACTGCGTGCGGCAGGACCATGCCGACTATCTGCAGCAGCTGATCGAGGGCACGGCGGACGTGATCGAGGAGGATCTGAGCGGGTGGTTGGTCGAGCGGGGCGGATGGCTCGGGCTGCAGGATCACGTACATCCGCCGCAGCCGGAAATGTCCGTCACCGGCTGGCTAAGCGTTACCGCGCTGACGCTCGTCGTGATCTACGTCGTCTCACTGTTCCTACGGGTGATCGGTGCCAGCTACatcgaaccgaaccgatcggCCACCAACTAA
- the LOC118503503 gene encoding uncharacterized protein LOC118503503 isoform X1, with protein MSGGGLLKVEHPANNGTGLVPGRLSLSSDNLATGSRLGNGERGGSLTPNLPSMDRLSAPILTRRKFSFPANLHSTALLGFPEIGHRDGMGSTLSTSSTALSARRRLSNVSDVVTRKLSSTIGWKQPVLPSQDIITQGKCLCGQYIRCRLKRSGVFNRKLGLQRIRSIVGTPSIHVVREVFPALLSVGEELERMYPRIYNGIARQLTRFGRGELKTPETAPVLLSAIARDLFKADITWGKVVSLFAIAGGLSVDCVRQGHPDYLPKLVEGVADVIEDELVTWISDNGGWVCVYRSSEQGATTAGRDHVHGTVSSRGELCDRTVYVCLSAKDARVIFISKYILLISTIFSVFASESYLRKCLLISVSFNSPSVPSTRPLGTRLQ; from the exons ATGTCTGGCGGCGGTCTGCTAAAGGTGGAACATCCGGCCAACAATGGAACGGGCCTGGTACCGGGACGGTTATCGCTCAGCAGTGACAACCTGGCCACCGGTAGCCGTCTCGGCAATGGGGAACGCGGTGGCTCCCTCACACCGAACCTGCCCTCGATGGACCGTCTCAGCGCTCCGATCCTCACGCGGCGCAAGTTTAGCTTCCCGGCCAACCTACACTCAACCGCACTGCTAGGCTTCCCGGAGATTGGTCACCGAGATGGGATGGGTTCAACGCTGTCCACCTCCAGCACTGCCCTGTCCGCCCGCAGACGGCTCAGTAATGTGAGTGATGTGGTCACACGGAAGCTGTCCAGTACGATCGGCTGGAAGCAACCGGTACTACCCTCCCAGGACATCATCACCcaaggcaaatgtttgtgcggTCAGTACATCCGGTGTCGATTAAAGCGGTCCGGTGTGTTTAATCGTAAGCTGGGTCTGCAACGCATACGAAGCATCGTCGGGACACCTTCGATCCATGTCGTGCGGGAAGTATTTCCGGCCCTATTGAGT GTGGGCGAGGAACTggaacggatgtatccacgcATCTACAACGGCATTGCACGGCAGTTGACTCGCTTTGGACGGGGCGAGCTGAAAACACCCGAAACGGCCCCAGTACTCCTGAGTGCCATTGCACGGGACCTGTTCAAGGCGGACATTACCTGGGGCAAGGTGGTATCGCTGTTTGCCATCGCCGGCGGCCTTTCGGTGGATTGCGTGCGGCAGGGACATCCGGACTATCTGCCCAAGCTGGTCGAGGGTGTGGCGGACGTGATCGAGGACGAGCTAGTCACCTGGATCTCGGATAACGgtggttgggtgtgtgtgt ATCGGTCTAGCGAACAAGGTGCGACCACCGCCGGAAGAGATCACGTTCACGGTACGGTGTCTAGTAGGGGCGAGCTGTGTGATAGGACTGTTTATGTTTGTCTTTCTGCTAAAGACGCTAGGGttatatttatttccaaaTATATTCTCTTAATTTCGACCATCTTCAGTGTGTTTGCTTCAGAGTCGTATTTGAGAAAATGTCTACTAATCAGCGTCAGCTTCAACTCACCATCGGTGCCTTCGACGAGGCCCCTTGGGACGAGACTCCAATAG
- the LOC118503503 gene encoding bcl-2-related ovarian killer protein isoform X3: MSGGGLLKVEHPANNGTGLVPGRLSLSSDNLATGSRLGNGERGGSLTPNLPSMDRLSAPILTRRKFSFPANLHSTALLGFPEIGHRDGMGSTLSTSSTALSARRRLSNVSDVVTRKLSSTIGWKQPVLPSQDIITQGKCLCGQYIRCRLKRSGVFNRKLGLQRIRSIVGTPSIHVVREVFPALLSVGEELERMYPRIYNGIARQLTRFGRGELKTPETAPVLLSAIARDLFKADITWGKVVSLFAIAGGLSVDCVRQGHPDYLPKLVEGVADVIEDELVTWISDNGGWIGLANKVRPPPEEITFTVRCLVGASCVIGLFMFVFLLKTLGLYLFPNIFS; this comes from the exons ATGTCTGGCGGCGGTCTGCTAAAGGTGGAACATCCGGCCAACAATGGAACGGGCCTGGTACCGGGACGGTTATCGCTCAGCAGTGACAACCTGGCCACCGGTAGCCGTCTCGGCAATGGGGAACGCGGTGGCTCCCTCACACCGAACCTGCCCTCGATGGACCGTCTCAGCGCTCCGATCCTCACGCGGCGCAAGTTTAGCTTCCCGGCCAACCTACACTCAACCGCACTGCTAGGCTTCCCGGAGATTGGTCACCGAGATGGGATGGGTTCAACGCTGTCCACCTCCAGCACTGCCCTGTCCGCCCGCAGACGGCTCAGTAATGTGAGTGATGTGGTCACACGGAAGCTGTCCAGTACGATCGGCTGGAAGCAACCGGTACTACCCTCCCAGGACATCATCACCcaaggcaaatgtttgtgcggTCAGTACATCCGGTGTCGATTAAAGCGGTCCGGTGTGTTTAATCGTAAGCTGGGTCTGCAACGCATACGAAGCATCGTCGGGACACCTTCGATCCATGTCGTGCGGGAAGTATTTCCGGCCCTATTGAGT GTGGGCGAGGAACTggaacggatgtatccacgcATCTACAACGGCATTGCACGGCAGTTGACTCGCTTTGGACGGGGCGAGCTGAAAACACCCGAAACGGCCCCAGTACTCCTGAGTGCCATTGCACGGGACCTGTTCAAGGCGGACATTACCTGGGGCAAGGTGGTATCGCTGTTTGCCATCGCCGGCGGCCTTTCGGTGGATTGCGTGCGGCAGGGACATCCGGACTATCTGCCCAAGCTGGTCGAGGGTGTGGCGGACGTGATCGAGGACGAGCTAGTCACCTGGATCTCGGATAACGgtggttgg ATCGGTCTAGCGAACAAGGTGCGACCACCGCCGGAAGAGATCACGTTCACGGTACGGTGTCTAGTAGGGGCGAGCTGTGTGATAGGACTGTTTATGTTTGTCTTTCTGCTAAAGACGCTAGGGttatatttatttccaaaTATATTCTCTTAA
- the LOC118503503 gene encoding bcl-2-related ovarian killer protein isoform X2, which produces MSGGGLLKVEHPANNGTGLVPGRLSLSSDNLATGSRLGNGERGGSLTPNLPSMDRLSAPILTRRKFSFPANLHSTALLGFPEIGHRDGMGSTLSTSSTALSARRRLSNVSDVVTRKLSSTIGWKQPVLPSQDIITQGKCLCGQYIRCRLKRSGVFNRKLGLQRIRSIVGTPSIHVVREVFPALLSVGEELERMYPRIYNGIARQLTRFGRGELKTPETAPVLLSAIARDLFKADITWGKVVSLFAIAGGLSVDCVRQGHPDYLPKLVEGVADVIEDELVTWISDNGGWVCVCIGLANKVRPPPEEITFTVRCLVGASCVIGLFMFVFLLKTLGLYLFPNIFS; this is translated from the exons ATGTCTGGCGGCGGTCTGCTAAAGGTGGAACATCCGGCCAACAATGGAACGGGCCTGGTACCGGGACGGTTATCGCTCAGCAGTGACAACCTGGCCACCGGTAGCCGTCTCGGCAATGGGGAACGCGGTGGCTCCCTCACACCGAACCTGCCCTCGATGGACCGTCTCAGCGCTCCGATCCTCACGCGGCGCAAGTTTAGCTTCCCGGCCAACCTACACTCAACCGCACTGCTAGGCTTCCCGGAGATTGGTCACCGAGATGGGATGGGTTCAACGCTGTCCACCTCCAGCACTGCCCTGTCCGCCCGCAGACGGCTCAGTAATGTGAGTGATGTGGTCACACGGAAGCTGTCCAGTACGATCGGCTGGAAGCAACCGGTACTACCCTCCCAGGACATCATCACCcaaggcaaatgtttgtgcggTCAGTACATCCGGTGTCGATTAAAGCGGTCCGGTGTGTTTAATCGTAAGCTGGGTCTGCAACGCATACGAAGCATCGTCGGGACACCTTCGATCCATGTCGTGCGGGAAGTATTTCCGGCCCTATTGAGT GTGGGCGAGGAACTggaacggatgtatccacgcATCTACAACGGCATTGCACGGCAGTTGACTCGCTTTGGACGGGGCGAGCTGAAAACACCCGAAACGGCCCCAGTACTCCTGAGTGCCATTGCACGGGACCTGTTCAAGGCGGACATTACCTGGGGCAAGGTGGTATCGCTGTTTGCCATCGCCGGCGGCCTTTCGGTGGATTGCGTGCGGCAGGGACATCCGGACTATCTGCCCAAGCTGGTCGAGGGTGTGGCGGACGTGATCGAGGACGAGCTAGTCACCTGGATCTCGGATAACGgtggttgggtgtgtgtgtgt ATCGGTCTAGCGAACAAGGTGCGACCACCGCCGGAAGAGATCACGTTCACGGTACGGTGTCTAGTAGGGGCGAGCTGTGTGATAGGACTGTTTATGTTTGTCTTTCTGCTAAAGACGCTAGGGttatatttatttccaaaTATATTCTCTTAA
- the LOC118503502 gene encoding uncharacterized protein LOC118503502, with translation MNSSAWCVICIVGALFLSDVTLSDPVIGGGSVFSASITRALVPPRRDSLQLGNRYGAIQPEIIVNRAPASSTVPPQRDQGVGGPVGYNYDVPASGYLPPESVPFADEPPAPVPPSVVNNYLPPVSQDEPIAQDEPVFPSSPSQDYLPPNEPPQRDEVFVVTTVAPGYYYNPPTTPSTSTFAPLGDEGFEDGNGNEGGYRYDPPANIYIPPTSNGVGRSLRDDPAGQRPPIRLQLNELACLRNSGGYFRASLTVQSSIESSPLVDVENDGGDLSGCEVRLDQSRLLIDIAWPDFGRCGVIPCGQTPARELCLRVRFPAIAGMRTAVDPVLTLQCRIQQRIVARTHSVRLGVADDVQARAGSTGTAFAIGGSQRPFRSQLGIFRRQNGGGSFTRALPAGGAVMLGEELMLRTQVSAGDGWNFTRLSEVVMQRLSPTGTVLNSASLVNTNGCLNPLMRAISPIAPVFEAPLGYRLGFRAAMFQGMRSGDEMILRVRIVGCVDRRECLVENCQTTARSKRETESPAPEGHETNGTTPPTILTSSSTTPAPPLAETASIAFRIMLPPEVASSTERQDYPSGPSHSLLWITVGTTSTIVLVGVGVLALVLLRLRHKRRPNYDEYQAD, from the exons ATGAATTCTAGTGCGTGGTGTGTGATATGCATTGTTGGAGCTTTATTCCTCTCTGACGTGACTTTGTCAGATCCGGTGATTGGTGGTGGAAGTGTCTTTTCCGCTTCTATAACACGTGCCCTAGTGCCTCCGAGAAGGGATTCACTCCAGCTCGGCAATCGATATGGTGCAATTCAGCCAGAAATAATTGTGAACCGTGCGCCCGCAAGCTCCACAGTCCCCCCACAACGAGATCAAGGTGTTGGTGGACCAGTCGGATATAACTATGATGTGCCCGCGTCAGGATATCTTCCACCGGAATCTGTTCCTTTCGCTGATGAACCACCAGCTCCAGTGCCACCTTCCGTTGTCAACAATTACCTGCCTCCCGTGTCCCAGGATGAACCAATTGCTCAAGATGAACCAGTGTTTCCTTCATCACCATCCCAGGATTATCTTCCACCGAACGAACCACCGCAAAGGGATGAAGTGTTTGTGGTAACAACGGTAGCGCCCGGGTACTATTACAACCCTCCGACAACCCCTTCCACTTCAACCTTCGCTCCTCTAGGAGATGAAGGCTTTGAGGATGGAAATGGTAACGAAGGTGGTTATCGGTATGATCCACCAGCCAACATCTACATCCCACCAACGTCCAACGGTGTAGGACGCTCGCTGCGAGATGATCCAGCAGGTCAAAGGCCACCGATAAGATTGCAGCTGAATGAGCTCGCCTGTCTGCGAAACAGTGGCGGCTACTTCCGTGCATCCCTTACCGTCCAAAGTTCCATCGAAAGCTCTCCGCTGGTGGATGTGGAGAACGATGGTGGAGATCTTAGCGGTTGTGAGGTACGGCTCGATCAATCTCGCCTGCTCATAGACATTGCGTGGCCCGATTTTGGCCGATGTGGAGTGATACCTTGTGGACAAACGCCCGCCCGAGAGCTGTGTCTGCGGGTTCGTTTTCCCGCGATTGCAGGGATGAGAACGGCGGTTGATCCGGTGCTGACGTTACAGTGTCGCATACAGCAAAGGATTGTCGCCAGGACACACTCGGTACGGCTCGGTGTGGCTGACGATGTGCAGGCACGGGCTGGATCGACCGGGACCGCATTTGCGATTGGCGGTTCGCAACGACCCTTTCGATCGCAGCTCGGGATCTTTCGACGGCAGAACGGTGGTGGATCGTTTACCAGGGCATTGCCGGCCGGTGGGGCGGTGATGCTGGGAGAGGAATTGATGCTAAGGACACAGGTTTCTGCAGGCGATG GTTGGAACTTTACACGACTCTCCGAGGTGGTAATGCAACGCCTTTCGCCAACCGGTACCGTACTCAATTCGGCCTCACTCGTCAACACGAATGGATGCCTGAATCCGCTGATGCGTGCCATCAGCCCGATAGCACCCGTCTTTGAGGCACCGCTCGGCTATCGGTTAGGGTTTCGGGCCGCCATGTTCCAGGGAATGCGCAGTGGCGACGAGATGATACTGCGTGTCCGTATCGTAGGATGTGTCGATCGGCGCGAGTGTCTTGTG GAAAATTGCCAAACAACTGCCCGCTCCAAGCGCGAAACAGAAAGTCCCGCTCCCGAAGGACACGAAACGAATGGGACAACTCCACCGACTATCCTCACTAGCTCCAGCACAACACCAGCACCTCCCCTAGCCGAAACGGCATCGATCGCCTTCCGTATAATGCTACCGCCCGAGGTAGCTTCCTCGACCGAACGGCAGGATTATCCTTCCGGTCCGTCCCATTCCCTGCTCTGGATCACCGTCGGCACGACGTCCACGATCGTGCTCGTCGGCGTCGGTGTGCTGGCGCTGGTGTTGCTCCGATTGCGCCACAAACGACGTCCCAATTACGATGAGTATCAGGCGGATTAG